One window from the genome of Deinococcus reticulitermitis encodes:
- a CDS encoding magnesium transporter CorA family protein — protein sequence MIRAKQLATGEERPWAGETTGVWVDAQEPTPEELARLRAAFPLNRLALEDALERGHWSRAEQYPEHGFITVRSFAHPEEPDEFTERLSVFIFAQAVLTHSYAGTRALRAVWELVGRETVNSPQEVTYELLDHTADTFFTAADALEVRVDALEEQVFLNARVNPVEAVFELKHHVSQARRLATDAREAAALLGRHALGSPAELVRYRDVQDSFTRGTSRFEGLRDLLTSLLDLHLGLQSQRMNEVMRTLTAVSVIFLPLTFLAGVWGMNFEHMPELAARYGYAFAWASFLLIGGLLAASFKRRGWW from the coding sequence ATGATTCGCGCCAAGCAGCTCGCCACCGGCGAGGAGCGGCCCTGGGCCGGCGAGACGACCGGCGTCTGGGTGGATGCTCAGGAGCCCACGCCGGAGGAGCTCGCCCGGCTCCGGGCCGCTTTTCCCCTCAACCGCCTCGCCCTCGAAGACGCGCTCGAACGCGGGCACTGGTCGCGCGCCGAGCAGTACCCCGAGCACGGCTTTATCACCGTGCGGAGTTTCGCGCACCCCGAGGAACCCGACGAATTCACTGAGCGCCTGAGCGTCTTTATCTTCGCGCAGGCGGTCCTGACCCACAGCTACGCCGGCACGCGGGCGCTGCGGGCGGTGTGGGAGCTCGTGGGCCGCGAGACGGTGAACTCACCGCAGGAGGTGACCTACGAGCTGCTCGACCACACCGCCGATACCTTTTTCACCGCGGCCGACGCGCTCGAAGTGCGGGTAGACGCGCTCGAGGAACAGGTCTTTCTGAACGCCCGCGTCAACCCGGTGGAAGCCGTGTTCGAGCTCAAGCACCATGTCTCGCAGGCGCGGCGCCTGGCAACCGACGCGCGTGAGGCGGCGGCGCTGCTCGGGCGGCACGCGCTCGGCTCGCCGGCTGAACTCGTGCGTTACCGCGACGTGCAAGACAGCTTCACGCGCGGGACGAGCCGCTTTGAGGGGCTGCGCGACCTGCTGACCAGCCTGCTTGACCTGCACCTGGGCCTGCAGTCCCAGCGCATGAACGAGGTGATGCGGACCCTGACCGCCGTGAGCGTGATCTTCCTGCCGCTGACCTTTCTCGCGGGGGTGTGGGGCATGAACTTCGAGCACATGCCCGAACTCGCGGCCCGTTACGGCTACGCCTTTGCCTGGGCGAGCTTTCTGCTGATCGGTGGGCTGCTCGCCGCCTCCTTCAAGCGCCGGGGGTGGTGGTAA
- the xseA gene encoding exodeoxyribonuclease VII large subunit: protein MTEGAPRKRRGRKEAEPTRPPEQFLELAELLDYVGQVIARGVPGGVWVRAEIASVTDRRHLYLDLVQLGEEGEVAKCRATVWARERFALESKFRRATGGGGLTAGLKVLLFGTAEFHPQYGFSFNILDLAPEYTVGDAALRLESMRAALLAEGVYGLNRALPEPADYARVAVIAPREAAGLGDFRREADPLAAAGLVEFHYFEATFQGREAAASLRRAVEEARALHAEAPLDALFVIRGGGAVTDLAWLNDLDFARALATFPVPVVTGLGHARDDTLPDEVACVRTDTPSKAAARLVGTVVGAAAQVQEAVRTVRTQAARVLVDAEAGTEWTFDRLRSAAGRTVERAASEVDGLMRQALGLTPQRTLARGYALVRSEAGVPVTRAAAVAQGDTLSLQFADGELDVRALN from the coding sequence GTGACGGAAGGGGCCCCCAGGAAGCGGCGCGGACGCAAGGAAGCCGAGCCCACGCGCCCGCCCGAGCAGTTCCTCGAACTCGCCGAGCTGCTCGACTACGTCGGGCAGGTGATCGCGCGTGGGGTACCGGGCGGCGTGTGGGTGCGCGCCGAGATCGCCTCGGTCACGGACCGGCGCCACCTGTACCTCGACCTCGTGCAACTCGGCGAGGAGGGCGAGGTCGCCAAGTGCCGCGCGACCGTGTGGGCCCGCGAGCGCTTCGCCCTGGAAAGCAAATTCCGACGAGCGACGGGCGGCGGGGGGCTCACGGCGGGGCTCAAGGTGCTGCTGTTCGGCACCGCCGAGTTTCACCCGCAGTACGGCTTTTCCTTCAATATCCTCGACCTCGCGCCCGAGTACACCGTGGGCGACGCGGCGCTGCGCCTCGAATCCATGCGCGCCGCCCTGCTCGCCGAAGGGGTCTACGGCCTCAACCGGGCGCTGCCCGAGCCCGCCGACTACGCGCGGGTCGCGGTGATCGCGCCGCGCGAGGCGGCGGGCCTGGGCGACTTCCGGCGCGAGGCCGATCCCCTGGCGGCAGCGGGGCTGGTCGAATTCCACTACTTTGAGGCGACCTTCCAGGGCCGCGAGGCGGCGGCGAGCCTGCGGCGGGCGGTGGAAGAGGCGCGCGCGCTGCACGCCGAGGCGCCCCTCGACGCCCTCTTCGTGATTCGCGGCGGCGGCGCGGTGACTGACCTCGCCTGGCTCAATGATCTGGACTTTGCCCGGGCGCTCGCCACCTTTCCGGTGCCCGTGGTCACCGGTCTGGGGCACGCCCGCGATGACACCCTGCCCGACGAGGTGGCGTGCGTCCGCACCGACACCCCGAGCAAGGCCGCCGCACGGCTGGTGGGCACCGTCGTGGGGGCGGCGGCGCAGGTGCAGGAGGCCGTCCGCACTGTCCGCACCCAGGCCGCGCGGGTGCTGGTCGACGCCGAGGCCGGCACCGAATGGACCTTCGACCGCCTGCGGAGCGCCGCCGGGCGCACGGTCGAGCGGGCCGCGAGCGAGGTGGACGGCCTGATGCGCCAGGCCCTCGGTCTCACGCCGCAGCGCACGCTCGCGCGCGGATACGCCCTGGTGAGGAGCGAGGCCGGAGTGCCGGTGACCCGCGCCGCCGCCGTCGCGCAGGGCGACACCCTCTCGCTTCAGTTCGCCGACGGTGAACTCGACGTGCGGGCGCTGAACTGA
- a CDS encoding sulfurtransferase has protein sequence MTPPSPLRTAHWLREQLAVNRPDLRVLDCRYALSDPLIGRLAYLEGHIPGAVYADLETDLSGPVQPSGVGGRHPLPDPAALAAWLGSVGVGSGSTVVCYDDPATGQGFYAARAWWLLRWIGHREVYVLDGGWPAYLAAGGKVSVEEATWPAATFIPEVQPGFTATAADVQRRSPGTALIDARAPERYRGEAEPLDKKAGHIPGALNRPFGMGLDESGHFRSAEAQAAHLGLGGAATISYCGSGVSAALGVLARELAGVPLGPDNRLYAGSWSDWISDDARPVATGEEAGSEKT, from the coding sequence ATGACGCCCCCCTCGCCCCTCCGGACAGCCCACTGGCTGCGCGAACAGCTCGCGGTGAACCGCCCCGACCTGCGGGTGCTCGACTGCCGCTACGCCCTGAGTGACCCCCTGATCGGGCGCCTCGCCTATCTGGAGGGACACATTCCGGGTGCCGTATACGCTGACCTCGAAACCGACCTGAGCGGCCCGGTGCAGCCGAGCGGCGTCGGGGGGCGCCACCCCCTGCCGGACCCGGCGGCGCTCGCGGCCTGGCTGGGCAGCGTGGGGGTGGGAAGCGGCAGCACGGTGGTGTGCTACGACGATCCGGCGACCGGCCAGGGCTTTTACGCCGCCCGCGCCTGGTGGCTGCTGCGCTGGATCGGGCACCGTGAGGTCTACGTGCTCGACGGGGGCTGGCCGGCCTACCTCGCGGCGGGAGGCAAGGTCAGCGTGGAGGAGGCGACCTGGCCCGCTGCGACCTTCATCCCGGAGGTGCAGCCGGGCTTCACGGCCACCGCCGCCGACGTGCAGCGCCGCTCACCGGGCACCGCCCTGATCGACGCCCGCGCCCCCGAGCGTTACCGGGGCGAGGCCGAGCCACTCGACAAGAAGGCCGGACATATTCCCGGCGCGCTGAACCGGCCTTTCGGCATGGGGCTCGACGAGAGCGGGCATTTCCGGTCCGCTGAGGCGCAGGCGGCGCACCTCGGCCTGGGGGGGGCGGCCACCATCAGTTACTGCGGCAGCGGGGTGAGTGCGGCGCTGGGGGTGCTCGCCCGTGAACTCGCCGGCGTTCCGCTCGGGCCGGACAACCGCCTGTACGCCGGCTCGTGGAGTGACTGGATCAGCGACGACGCGCGCCCGGTGGCGACCGGGGAAGAAGCGGGCAGCGAAAAAACCTGA
- the rpmF gene encoding 50S ribosomal protein L32 has product MAKHPVPKKKTSKSKRDMRRSHHALTAPNLGECPQCHAKKLSHHVCPSCGSYNGRQVLAV; this is encoded by the coding sequence ATGGCTAAGCACCCCGTTCCCAAGAAGAAGACGAGCAAGAGTAAGCGCGACATGCGCCGCAGCCACCACGCCCTGACCGCCCCCAACCTGGGCGAATGCCCCCAGTGCCACGCCAAGAAGCTCTCGCACCACGTGTGCCCGAGCTGCGGCAGCTACAACGGGCGCCAGGTGCTCGCGGTCTGA
- a CDS encoding trimeric intracellular cation channel family protein, whose product MHELAWTPPTLQEGLRVLDLIGILAFALSGALLAVRKRFDLFGVLVLGCVTAVGGGAVRDTLTGQTPPLFLRDEIYLWTALLGSGLAFGFGERLARFERTLSVFDSLGLALFAASGAIGAINFGLGPLGVIFVGMLSGVGGGIIRDLIANEVPEVMYRRDQLYATAAAAGAATVWLLFSHLPPFQAQLSGAALVLLVRWISRRGWVRLPVRRLPGERA is encoded by the coding sequence GTGCACGAACTTGCCTGGACCCCGCCGACCCTGCAAGAGGGGCTGCGCGTGCTCGACCTGATCGGCATTCTCGCTTTCGCGCTGTCGGGGGCGCTGCTCGCGGTGCGCAAGAGATTCGATCTCTTCGGTGTGCTGGTCCTCGGGTGTGTGACGGCGGTGGGGGGCGGCGCGGTGCGCGACACGCTGACCGGTCAGACTCCGCCGCTCTTTTTGCGCGACGAGATTTACCTCTGGACGGCCCTGCTCGGCTCGGGGCTCGCCTTCGGGTTCGGCGAGCGCCTCGCGCGCTTCGAGCGCACGCTGAGCGTTTTCGATTCGCTGGGACTCGCGTTGTTCGCGGCGTCGGGGGCGATCGGGGCCATCAATTTCGGCCTGGGGCCGCTCGGGGTGATTTTCGTCGGCATGCTGAGCGGGGTGGGCGGCGGCATCATCCGCGACCTGATCGCCAACGAGGTCCCGGAGGTGATGTACCGCCGCGACCAGCTCTACGCGACGGCGGCGGCGGCAGGCGCAGCGACGGTGTGGCTGCTCTTCTCCCACCTTCCACCTTTCCAGGCGCAGCTCTCGGGCGCGGCCCTGGTGCTCCTCGTGCGCTGGATCTCGCGCCGGGGCTGGGTGCGGCTGCCGGTGCGGCGCCTGCCGGGCGAGCGGGCGTAG
- a CDS encoding DUF937 domain-containing protein, with protein MKDIIQSYFSGEAVRQLGQAASLDATVTQRALSLGLPLQLDALAAHAAQPEGRTQLGEAISNLPRFGSVAEALASPNGAANLRQAGELLAPTLLGGQAEQIVQEVTRRVGGGAGGVQQVLQMSLPLLLSLLGRQGLNAVNADSMLGRLRGTLQDLNLAGLSAGAATAAGTTTVIGAAPAAGEPPVSGAALPAADLTTPGGLLAALRAPFEGQAAEQVGRAAGLSGGNAGRMVLGALPLVLSALVNKGRTEAGAAEVLKLSQPFDRLVGTDGRLDPALLGDSAEMARVEGQGRGLLGGLFSNVDALTGRLGTALGGSGAGAGRLLAVLTPLVLGVLGQRARSAGTGPQALSGLFGGMAELLPGLIPSGMGGLAGLLGAGTMTAAPPASSPATTTTVTPSIPEPVVTQGAPVTSAPAAPAPVTPAPRAVTPPPPPPVTTTAVTTTERRRGFPWWLGLIPLLLIGGCLWNQNRTQTTTTATTTTTTDAGGIIVSNPESGSNLPPEAFTMSGTAAPNMNLVIQDEGQEVAQATADASGNWTAEIPAPTPGEHTYSIIGGENARSEFKVNITDAAGTTDTDAAGATTDPATGTDGAATDSTDTGTTTEPATGSTDAAGTFAVNEPASGAEVPGTGFNLTGTGEAGQTYELLEDGTSVGTFTVAEDGTWSADVAAPSEGDKTYTIRGEDGTEVASLPVTVAAATGDVASCTQDLSVSVQDGETVTAPFRFGGVGSGEGYRVTVIRGGRTVGTRNIPLTAGCAWSYNSNPGGRAGQVNDVTYEVRPIGTDLSEPATTTLNLQVRQP; from the coding sequence ATGAAGGACATCATCCAGTCGTATTTCAGCGGGGAAGCCGTCAGACAACTCGGTCAGGCCGCCAGCCTCGACGCCACGGTCACGCAGCGGGCGCTGAGCCTGGGCCTGCCCCTGCAACTCGACGCCCTCGCCGCCCACGCCGCGCAGCCCGAGGGCCGCACGCAACTCGGGGAAGCCATCAGCAACCTGCCGCGCTTCGGCAGCGTGGCGGAAGCGCTCGCGAGCCCGAATGGAGCGGCCAACCTGCGCCAGGCCGGTGAACTGCTCGCTCCCACCCTCCTTGGTGGGCAGGCCGAGCAGATCGTGCAGGAGGTCACCCGCCGGGTGGGGGGCGGCGCGGGCGGCGTGCAGCAGGTGCTCCAGATGTCGCTGCCTCTTCTGCTGAGCCTGCTCGGGCGCCAGGGCCTGAACGCGGTCAATGCCGACTCGATGCTCGGGCGCCTGCGCGGCACGCTTCAAGACCTCAACCTCGCGGGCCTGAGTGCCGGCGCGGCCACCGCCGCCGGCACCACGACGGTGATCGGCGCGGCGCCGGCGGCGGGCGAGCCCCCGGTCAGCGGCGCGGCGCTCCCGGCGGCCGACCTGACCACGCCGGGTGGCCTGCTCGCCGCGCTGCGTGCGCCGTTCGAGGGCCAGGCCGCCGAGCAGGTCGGGCGCGCGGCGGGCCTGAGCGGAGGCAACGCTGGGCGCATGGTGCTGGGCGCGCTGCCGCTCGTGCTGAGTGCCCTCGTGAACAAGGGACGCACCGAGGCGGGCGCAGCCGAGGTGCTGAAGCTGAGTCAGCCTTTCGACCGGCTCGTCGGGACCGACGGGCGCCTGGACCCGGCGCTTCTCGGTGACAGCGCCGAGATGGCGCGGGTCGAGGGGCAGGGGCGCGGGCTGCTCGGGGGGCTATTCAGCAACGTCGATGCCCTTACCGGCCGGCTGGGCACCGCGCTCGGCGGCAGCGGGGCAGGCGCCGGACGCCTGCTCGCAGTCCTGACGCCGCTGGTCCTTGGTGTGCTCGGCCAGCGCGCGCGCTCGGCGGGTACCGGCCCCCAGGCCCTCAGCGGCCTCTTCGGGGGCATGGCGGAGCTGCTTCCTGGCCTGATTCCCTCGGGCATGGGCGGGCTCGCCGGGCTGCTGGGTGCCGGCACGATGACGGCGGCCCCTCCCGCGTCCTCTCCGGCGACCACCACGACCGTCACTCCGTCCATACCCGAGCCGGTCGTGACGCAGGGGGCTCCAGTCACATCCGCACCCGCCGCGCCAGCACCCGTCACGCCGGCCCCGCGTGCCGTGACCCCGCCTCCACCCCCGCCGGTCACCACCACTGCCGTGACCACCACCGAGCGCCGGCGCGGTTTCCCGTGGTGGCTCGGACTGATTCCGCTGCTCCTGATCGGCGGCTGCCTGTGGAATCAGAACCGCACCCAGACCACGACGACGGCCACCACCACGACCACCACCGACGCAGGCGGCATCATCGTGAGCAATCCCGAATCCGGCAGCAACCTGCCGCCCGAGGCGTTCACCATGAGCGGCACGGCAGCGCCGAACATGAACCTCGTCATTCAGGACGAGGGCCAGGAGGTGGCCCAGGCCACGGCCGATGCCAGCGGCAACTGGACCGCCGAGATCCCGGCGCCCACGCCGGGCGAGCACACCTACTCGATCATCGGGGGCGAGAACGCCCGGAGCGAGTTCAAGGTGAACATCACGGACGCGGCGGGCACCACCGATACCGACGCGGCGGGCGCCACGACCGACCCCGCGACCGGCACGGACGGCGCGGCCACCGATAGCACCGACACCGGCACCACGACCGAGCCGGCCACCGGGAGCACGGACGCAGCAGGCACCTTCGCCGTCAACGAACCGGCCTCGGGCGCCGAGGTGCCGGGCACCGGCTTCAACCTGACCGGCACCGGCGAGGCCGGCCAGACCTACGAACTTCTCGAGGACGGCACCAGCGTCGGGACCTTCACGGTAGCGGAGGACGGCACCTGGTCGGCAGACGTGGCGGCGCCCAGCGAGGGCGACAAGACCTACACCATCCGCGGTGAGGACGGCACCGAGGTCGCCAGCCTCCCGGTGACGGTGGCAGCCGCGACGGGCGACGTGGCCTCCTGCACCCAGGACCTCTCGGTGAGCGTGCAGGACGGCGAGACGGTCACCGCGCCCTTCCGCTTTGGCGGCGTCGGCAGCGGCGAGGGCTACCGCGTCACGGTGATCCGGGGCGGCCGCACCGTCGGCACCCGCAACATTCCGCTCACTGCCGGCTGCGCCTGGAGCTACAACAGCAACCCCGGTGGCCGCGCCGGTCAGGTCAACGACGTGACCTACGAGGTGCGCCCGATCGGCACCGACCTGAGCGAGCCCGCCACCACCACCCTTAACCTGCAGGTGCGCCAGCCCTGA
- a CDS encoding fluoride efflux transporter FluC → MSPSLWLWVALGGAVGALCRQGLVLALAPLVVRTGFPVTVLLINVLGSFLLGLTLALAGRGVWPEAARLGFGTGVLGAFTTFSTFSADLDALIRRGEGGAALAYAGLNVGLGLGAAVCGRLLGGRL, encoded by the coding sequence ATGTCGCCCTCCCTGTGGCTGTGGGTGGCCCTGGGCGGCGCGGTGGGGGCGCTGTGCCGGCAGGGGCTGGTGCTCGCGCTCGCGCCGCTCGTGGTCCGCACCGGGTTTCCGGTGACCGTGCTGCTGATCAACGTGCTCGGCTCCTTTCTGCTCGGCCTGACGCTCGCCCTCGCGGGGCGCGGCGTGTGGCCTGAGGCGGCGCGGCTCGGCTTCGGGACCGGGGTGCTCGGGGCCTTCACCACCTTTTCCACCTTCTCGGCGGACCTTGACGCCCTGATCCGGCGCGGAGAGGGCGGCGCGGCGCTCGCCTACGCCGGCCTGAATGTGGGACTCGGCCTGGGCGCCGCCGTCTGCGGGCGGCTGCTCGGGGGGCGGCTGTGA